In a genomic window of Amycolatopsis japonica:
- a CDS encoding winged helix-turn-helix transcriptional regulator, with protein MTEATAHRVRPAGDPLRRALELLGDQWTLLILQSLFLRFRRYEELRLRLGISPTALSGRLREMVDAGVLVRTPYRDARRTRHEYRLTERGLDLWPLLISIWAWEREWVEGRRAVLPTLIHLDCELATSAPLGCASCERRVDARDVRARRLDETGVVEATASKRFRRKDAESLAGDPLMFFPDTMELLGDRWSTGVVVSALLGARHFSEFERELGIGPSVLSGRLSRLVDVGVLRTGIAKTRTDAHDYRLTAKGLAFFPALAFIAEWSRGFEVPGQEPDITLEHVDCGNRLKPILLCDHCWHPLLRDRVRFGGPVQLPAPSR; from the coding sequence GTGACAGAGGCGACGGCGCACCGCGTCCGGCCGGCGGGCGATCCGCTGCGACGGGCGCTCGAACTGCTCGGCGATCAGTGGACCTTGCTGATCCTGCAGAGCCTTTTCCTGCGCTTCCGCCGTTACGAGGAGCTCCGGCTGCGGCTCGGCATCTCCCCCACCGCGTTGTCCGGGCGGCTGCGCGAAATGGTCGACGCGGGCGTGCTCGTCCGCACGCCGTACCGGGACGCGCGCCGCACCCGGCACGAGTACCGGCTCACCGAACGCGGCCTCGATCTGTGGCCGCTGCTGATCTCGATCTGGGCGTGGGAACGGGAATGGGTCGAGGGACGGCGCGCGGTACTGCCGACGCTGATCCATCTCGACTGCGAACTGGCCACGTCGGCGCCCCTCGGCTGCGCCTCGTGCGAACGCCGGGTCGACGCCCGCGACGTCCGCGCCCGGCGGCTCGACGAGACCGGCGTCGTCGAAGCGACGGCGTCGAAACGCTTCCGCCGCAAGGACGCCGAGTCCCTCGCGGGCGATCCGCTGATGTTCTTCCCGGACACCATGGAACTCCTCGGCGACCGATGGTCGACCGGGGTCGTGGTGAGCGCGCTGCTCGGGGCACGGCATTTCTCGGAGTTCGAACGCGAACTGGGCATCGGGCCGAGCGTGCTCTCGGGGCGGCTGTCGAGACTCGTGGACGTCGGCGTGCTGCGGACCGGGATCGCGAAGACCCGCACCGACGCGCACGACTACCGGCTGACGGCGAAAGGGCTCGCGTTCTTCCCCGCGCTGGCCTTCATCGCCGAATGGTCGCGGGGTTTCGAGGTCCCGGGTCAGGAGCCCGACATCACGCTGGAGCACGTGGACTGCGGCAACCGGCTGAAGCCGATCCTGCTGTGCGATCACTGCTGGCACCCGCTGCTGCGGGACCGGGTCCGGTTCGGCGGTCCGGTCCAGCTGCCCGCGCCGTCCAGGTGA
- a CDS encoding DUF5302 domain-containing protein, which translates to MTEPAPSPADGEEDDTKRKFREALERKQAQARSGSAHENGGGKNLHAHGPAANKRTFRRKSG; encoded by the coding sequence ATGACTGAACCCGCACCGTCACCGGCGGATGGCGAAGAGGACGACACGAAGCGCAAGTTCCGCGAGGCCCTGGAGCGCAAGCAGGCTCAGGCCCGCTCAGGCTCGGCGCACGAGAACGGCGGCGGGAAGAACCTGCACGCGCACGGTCCGGCGGCGAACAAGCGCACCTTCCGTCGCAAGAGCGGCTGA
- a CDS encoding Glu/Leu/Phe/Val family dehydrogenase produces the protein MTEVFGQGTGHEQVVFCQDQATGLKAIIGIYSTALGPSLGGTRFYPYESEDAALADVLALSKGMAYKNALAGLDLGGGKAVIIGDPQKHKTEALLRAFGRFVQTLGGRYITACDVGTYVQDMDIVARESEFVTGRSPENGGAGDSSVLTAFGTYQGMRASADAVWGVPDLAGRKVGVAGVGKVGHILVGHLIEVGAQVVITDVSPAAIERTRAAYPGVEVVEDIDALIRTELDVFAPCALGGVLTDETVGLLRSKIVCGAANNQLAHPGVGKQLDDRGILFAPDYLVNAGGVIQVDDERHGFDFARAKRKTTAIFDTTKAVFALAKADGVPPATAADRLAERRMAEVGGLRSILTV, from the coding sequence GTGACCGAAGTGTTCGGCCAAGGTACCGGCCATGAACAGGTCGTCTTCTGTCAAGACCAGGCCACCGGCCTGAAGGCCATCATCGGGATCTACTCGACGGCGCTCGGACCCTCGCTCGGCGGGACCCGGTTCTACCCCTACGAGTCCGAAGACGCCGCGCTCGCGGACGTCCTCGCGCTGTCGAAGGGGATGGCGTACAAGAACGCGCTCGCCGGGCTCGACCTCGGCGGCGGCAAGGCCGTCATCATCGGCGACCCCCAGAAGCACAAGACCGAAGCGCTGCTTCGCGCCTTCGGCCGGTTCGTCCAGACGTTGGGCGGCCGCTACATCACCGCCTGCGACGTGGGCACCTACGTGCAGGACATGGACATCGTCGCCCGTGAATCGGAGTTCGTCACGGGCCGCTCGCCGGAGAACGGCGGCGCCGGCGACTCCTCGGTGCTCACCGCTTTCGGCACCTACCAGGGCATGCGCGCCTCCGCGGACGCCGTCTGGGGTGTCCCGGACCTCGCGGGCCGCAAGGTCGGCGTCGCCGGCGTCGGCAAGGTCGGGCACATCCTGGTCGGGCATCTGATCGAGGTGGGCGCGCAGGTGGTCATCACCGACGTCTCGCCCGCGGCGATCGAGCGCACCCGCGCGGCGTACCCCGGGGTCGAGGTCGTCGAGGACATCGACGCGCTGATCCGCACCGAACTCGACGTCTTCGCGCCGTGCGCGCTGGGCGGGGTGCTCACCGACGAGACCGTCGGCCTGCTCCGCTCGAAGATCGTCTGCGGCGCGGCCAACAACCAGCTCGCGCATCCGGGCGTCGGCAAGCAGCTCGACGACCGCGGCATCCTCTTCGCGCCGGACTACCTGGTCAACGCCGGTGGCGTGATCCAGGTCGACGACGAGCGGCACGGCTTCGACTTCGCGCGCGCCAAGCGCAAGACGACGGCCATCTTCGACACCACCAAGGCGGTCTTCGCGCTGGCGAAGGCCGACGGTGTCCCGCCGGCGACGGCGGCGGACCGGCTGGCCGAACGCCGGATGGCCGAGGTCGGCGGGCTGCGGTCGATCCTGACGGTGTAG
- a CDS encoding PLP-dependent aminotransferase family protein has translation MTNLDELRRDPNALAEHYQAFGVADRILLTGHSHQAWPDVAREGLLEAFADAAEEVDTKWDRAFAKADEMRAGFRALLGDPHGGIALGASTHDLVIRFLSAMDLPRRPRLVTTDGEFHTLRRQLGRLAEEGVEVVRVSAAPVATLAERVAAEVTEDTAAVLVSAVLFETSRLVPGLAHLADVCLSKSVNLVVDAYHALGVVPFSLHDLGLTNAWVLGGGYKYLQLGEGNCFLRMPAHAQELRPVVTGWYAEFGALADERRPGQIAYAAGSDRFAGATYDPTSHYRGARVFRFFAEHGLTPEFLREVSRHQMGFLAEGFDKLGLPEDVITRDRETPLDRVGGFLSLKCADAGALQAALAERGVRTDSRGAYLRFGPAPYLSDRQLDSALRVLQEVVDG, from the coding sequence TTGACGAACCTCGACGAACTCCGCCGCGATCCCAACGCGCTCGCGGAGCACTACCAGGCGTTCGGTGTGGCGGACCGGATCCTGTTGACCGGGCACTCGCATCAGGCGTGGCCGGACGTCGCGCGGGAAGGTCTTCTGGAGGCCTTCGCCGACGCGGCCGAAGAGGTCGACACGAAATGGGACCGTGCCTTCGCGAAGGCCGACGAGATGCGGGCCGGGTTCCGGGCGCTGCTCGGTGACCCGCACGGCGGTATCGCGCTCGGCGCCAGTACCCACGATCTGGTGATCCGGTTCCTCTCGGCGATGGACCTGCCCCGCCGTCCGCGCCTGGTCACCACCGACGGCGAGTTCCACACCCTGCGCCGTCAGCTGGGCAGGCTGGCGGAGGAAGGCGTCGAGGTGGTCCGCGTCTCCGCGGCGCCGGTCGCCACGCTGGCCGAACGCGTCGCGGCCGAGGTCACCGAAGACACCGCCGCCGTGCTCGTCTCGGCCGTGCTGTTCGAGACCTCCCGGCTCGTGCCGGGCCTCGCGCATCTCGCCGACGTCTGCCTTTCGAAGTCGGTGAACCTCGTCGTCGACGCCTACCACGCGCTCGGCGTCGTCCCGTTCTCGCTGCACGACCTCGGGCTCACCAACGCCTGGGTGCTCGGCGGCGGCTACAAGTACCTCCAGCTCGGCGAGGGCAACTGCTTCCTGCGGATGCCCGCGCACGCGCAGGAACTGCGGCCGGTCGTCACCGGCTGGTACGCCGAGTTCGGCGCGCTCGCGGACGAGCGCCGGCCCGGCCAGATCGCCTACGCCGCCGGATCGGACAGGTTCGCCGGAGCGACCTACGACCCGACGAGCCACTACCGGGGCGCTCGCGTCTTCCGGTTCTTCGCCGAGCACGGGCTCACGCCCGAGTTCCTGCGGGAGGTTTCGCGGCACCAGATGGGCTTCCTCGCCGAGGGCTTCGACAAGCTCGGGCTGCCCGAGGACGTCATCACCCGTGACCGGGAGACGCCGCTCGACCGCGTCGGCGGCTTCCTGTCGCTGAAATGCGCCGACGCCGGAGCACTGCAGGCCGCCCTCGCCGAACGCGGCGTCCGGACCGACAGCCGCGGCGCGTATCTGCGGTTCGGACCGGCGCCGTATCTGTCCGATCGGCAGCTCGATTCCGCGCTCCGTGTCCTTCAAGAGGTCGTCGACGGCTGA
- a CDS encoding tryptophan 2,3-dioxygenase, producing MNDTQAALSYTSYLSLDELLDAQHPRSDEHDELLFIVIHQVYELWFKQVLHEALYLQEQLEAGNTAHAVRTLRRILTIFKVVVAQIDVLETMTPSQFTSFRARLDASSGFQSAQFRVLEAVLGRRDERVFAHYPEGGEQRAQIADAMSRPSLFDSFVTYLAVKGYDVPTGRDVTKPLEPSPALQEVLLRVYRDDTGPSVVAEHLVDLDEGMQEWRYRHVKMVERTIGDKTGTGGSSGAHYLRTTLFSPMFPDLWAVRSRL from the coding sequence ATGAACGACACTCAGGCCGCATTGAGTTACACGTCCTACCTTTCGCTGGACGAATTGCTGGACGCACAGCATCCGCGGTCCGACGAGCACGACGAATTGCTCTTCATCGTGATCCACCAAGTGTATGAACTTTGGTTCAAACAAGTTCTCCACGAGGCGCTTTACCTGCAGGAGCAACTCGAAGCGGGTAACACCGCTCACGCCGTCCGCACTTTGCGGCGAATCCTGACTATCTTCAAGGTGGTGGTCGCGCAGATCGATGTGCTCGAGACGATGACTCCGAGCCAGTTCACCAGTTTCCGTGCGCGACTCGACGCGTCGAGCGGGTTCCAGTCTGCTCAGTTCCGTGTCCTGGAGGCCGTCCTCGGCCGCCGGGACGAGCGGGTGTTCGCGCATTACCCCGAAGGCGGTGAACAGCGCGCCCAGATCGCGGACGCGATGTCACGGCCGTCGCTCTTCGACTCCTTCGTCACCTACCTCGCGGTGAAGGGGTACGACGTCCCGACCGGGCGCGATGTCACCAAGCCACTCGAACCCTCTCCGGCGCTCCAAGAGGTTCTGTTGCGGGTCTACCGCGACGACACCGGGCCGTCCGTCGTGGCGGAGCACCTGGTCGATCTGGACGAAGGGATGCAGGAGTGGCGGTATCGGCACGTGAAGATGGTCGAGCGCACCATCGGAGACAAGACCGGGACGGGGGGTTCGTCGGGCGCGCACTATCTGCGTACGACGCTTTTCTCCCCGATGTTCCCGGATCTCTGGGCGGTGCGGAGCAGGCTTTGA
- a CDS encoding PaaX family transcriptional regulator, whose protein sequence is MPESAPPHGDPGPQELVMTLLGTYVSPRESRRVWSGGLVGVLAGLGFSDGAARIALARLARRDLLARHKAGRLVHYSLTRRTIALLEDGDRRIFSLGRREREVGQWTVLWQSIPESRRQARERLVRRLRFLGFGPVQDGTWIAPHDREAEVLALLAELDVAEHAGLMLGKPSAGLDVRRFAARAWNLDGLAARYDAFVRDFGGYSGDLPDAEAFQVRTWLTHTFRAFPSLDPELPVGLVPAPPSRAAAVELFHDLYQALAPAAQRHFDEVTEK, encoded by the coding sequence ATGCCCGAATCGGCCCCGCCCCACGGCGACCCAGGTCCCCAGGAACTGGTGATGACGCTGCTCGGCACCTACGTGTCGCCGCGCGAGAGCCGTCGTGTCTGGTCCGGCGGCCTGGTCGGCGTGCTCGCCGGGCTCGGCTTCTCCGACGGCGCCGCGCGGATCGCGCTGGCCAGGCTCGCCCGCCGCGACCTGCTCGCGAGGCACAAGGCGGGCAGGCTCGTCCACTACTCGCTGACCCGCCGCACGATCGCGCTGCTGGAGGACGGCGATCGCCGGATCTTCTCCCTCGGCAGGCGTGAGCGCGAGGTCGGGCAGTGGACCGTGCTGTGGCAGAGCATCCCGGAGAGCCGCCGTCAGGCGAGGGAGCGGTTGGTGCGACGGCTGCGTTTCCTCGGGTTCGGCCCGGTGCAGGACGGCACCTGGATCGCGCCGCACGACCGTGAGGCCGAGGTGCTCGCCCTGCTGGCCGAACTGGACGTCGCCGAACACGCCGGGCTGATGCTCGGGAAACCGTCGGCCGGGCTCGACGTCCGGCGGTTCGCCGCGCGGGCCTGGAACCTCGACGGCCTCGCCGCGCGTTACGACGCGTTCGTCCGAGATTTCGGCGGATATTCAGGCGACCTGCCTGACGCCGAGGCGTTCCAGGTCCGAACCTGGCTGACGCATACGTTCCGCGCCTTCCCGTCACTCGATCCGGAGCTCCCGGTCGGGCTGGTGCCCGCTCCGCCGAGCCGGGCGGCCGCGGTCGAGTTGTTCCACGATCTCTATCAGGCGCTGGCCCCGGCGGCGCAACGCCATTTCGACGAGGTGACTGAAAAATGA
- a CDS encoding creatininase family protein has protein sequence MTYFAELSSRQVAALASDARVPVLLLPVGAVEPHGPHAPLGTDPLISRGMCERAAARLAGDPGLRVLILPEVPYGVTRFAAGFAGGVSIGEETLYALLTEICGALTEQGLTRILLVNNHFEPAHLAVLRRVAETADVGFVDLVRRRYAARLTDEFRSGECHAGQYETSLVLADRPDLVDAAVQRGLPAVHVDLARGGVTDFASAGMTEAYCGTPAQATAEEGEKTFSVLTDILVEAIRELV, from the coding sequence GTGACGTACTTCGCGGAGTTGAGCTCGCGTCAGGTGGCCGCGCTCGCGTCCGACGCGCGCGTTCCCGTGCTGCTGCTCCCGGTGGGCGCGGTCGAGCCGCACGGACCGCACGCGCCGCTGGGCACCGATCCCCTGATCTCGCGCGGGATGTGCGAACGTGCCGCCGCGCGCCTGGCAGGCGATCCCGGCTTGCGCGTGCTGATCCTGCCCGAGGTGCCGTACGGGGTGACGCGGTTCGCCGCCGGGTTCGCGGGCGGCGTCTCGATCGGCGAAGAGACCCTGTACGCGCTGCTGACCGAGATCTGCGGCGCGCTCACCGAGCAGGGGCTCACCCGGATCCTGCTGGTCAACAACCATTTCGAGCCGGCGCATCTCGCCGTACTGCGGCGGGTGGCGGAGACGGCGGACGTCGGCTTCGTCGACCTCGTCCGCCGCCGGTACGCCGCGCGGCTCACCGACGAGTTCCGCTCGGGTGAATGCCATGCCGGGCAGTACGAGACGTCGCTGGTGCTGGCCGACCGGCCGGATCTCGTGGACGCCGCCGTCCAGCGCGGACTGCCCGCGGTCCACGTCGACCTGGCGCGCGGCGGGGTCACGGACTTCGCCTCGGCCGGGATGACCGAGGCCTACTGCGGCACCCCCGCCCAGGCGACCGCCGAGGAAGGCGAGAAGACCTTTTCGGTACTCACCGACATCCTGGTCGAAGCGATCCGGGAGCTCGTATGA
- a CDS encoding benzoate-CoA ligase family protein: MTFNLATHFVDRLPGHRTALLCGDEEVTYAQLGALVNRAGNVLRELGVRSGQRVLLALNDGVEFVAVWYAAQKIGAVTAEVYSFLQPKDYAYYLGYTEAVVVIADASTLPALREAGARNLLVVGDVDLLPGEHSFSTLIASASAELEAAPTTLDDVAIWKFTTGSTGAPKACVHPARSALESFDRYALGVLGLREDDRVLAVPKLFFGYARDLTALFPFGVGASGIVFPQRSTADLLFSLIERYRPTILVNVPTMMSAMIAHPAAAGVDMSSLRLATSAGEALPSELHRKWDNLFGVPVIDGIGSSEAYHIYLSNVPGAQRVGSLGREVPGYTARVLDESGDPLPDGEIGTLEVTGPTIAREYYGDAEKTARTFHGDTLRTGDLFSRDTDGYFHHHGRADDLLKVSGVFVAPSEIEDCLIGHPAVVDCAVLGVTVDGLVVPRACVVLAEGASATAEELKDHARAQLAKHKYPREVVFVTELPRTANGKLDRRALRRVEAE, from the coding sequence ATGACCTTCAATCTGGCGACCCATTTCGTCGACCGCCTCCCCGGGCACCGGACGGCGTTGCTGTGCGGCGACGAGGAAGTCACGTATGCGCAGCTCGGCGCATTGGTGAACCGGGCCGGGAACGTGCTGCGCGAGCTCGGTGTCCGAAGTGGACAGCGGGTTCTGCTGGCGCTGAACGACGGCGTCGAGTTCGTGGCCGTCTGGTATGCGGCGCAGAAGATCGGCGCGGTCACCGCCGAGGTCTATTCCTTCCTGCAGCCCAAGGATTACGCGTACTACCTCGGCTACACCGAGGCCGTCGTCGTCATCGCGGACGCCTCGACGTTGCCCGCGCTGCGCGAAGCCGGGGCACGGAACCTGCTGGTCGTCGGCGACGTGGACTTGCTGCCCGGCGAGCACTCGTTCTCCACGCTGATCGCCTCGGCGTCGGCCGAACTGGAAGCCGCGCCGACCACGCTGGACGACGTCGCGATCTGGAAGTTCACCACCGGCAGCACCGGCGCGCCCAAGGCGTGTGTGCACCCGGCGCGCAGCGCGCTGGAAAGCTTCGACCGGTACGCGCTCGGCGTGCTCGGCCTCCGCGAGGACGACCGCGTACTGGCCGTGCCGAAGCTGTTCTTCGGCTACGCGCGCGATCTGACCGCGTTGTTCCCGTTCGGCGTGGGCGCGTCCGGGATCGTGTTCCCGCAACGCAGCACCGCCGACCTGCTGTTCTCGCTGATCGAGCGCTATCGGCCGACGATCCTGGTCAACGTGCCGACCATGATGAGCGCGATGATCGCCCATCCGGCGGCGGCAGGAGTGGACATGAGCTCGCTACGGCTCGCGACGTCGGCGGGTGAGGCCTTGCCGTCGGAGCTGCATCGCAAGTGGGACAACCTGTTCGGTGTCCCGGTGATCGACGGGATCGGCTCGTCGGAGGCGTATCACATCTATCTGTCCAATGTGCCCGGCGCGCAGCGGGTCGGCAGCCTCGGCCGCGAGGTCCCCGGCTACACCGCCCGCGTGCTGGACGAGAGCGGCGATCCGTTGCCGGACGGGGAGATCGGCACGCTGGAGGTGACCGGCCCGACGATCGCGCGCGAGTACTACGGCGACGCCGAGAAGACCGCGCGGACGTTCCACGGCGACACCCTGCGCACCGGCGATCTGTTCAGCCGCGACACCGACGGATACTTCCACCACCACGGCCGCGCCGACGACCTGCTGAAGGTGTCCGGCGTGTTCGTCGCGCCGAGCGAGATCGAAGACTGCCTCATCGGTCATCCCGCGGTCGTCGACTGCGCGGTGCTGGGCGTGACCGTCGACGGCCTCGTCGTCCCTCGGGCGTGCGTCGTCCTGGCGGAGGGCGCTTCCGCCACGGCCGAGGAACTCAAGGATCACGCGCGGGCCCAGCTGGCGAAGCACAAGTATCCGCGCGAGGTGGTGTTCGTGACCGAACTCCCCCGCACCGCCAACGGAAAACTCGATCGGCGCGCGTTGCGCCGGGTGGAGGCAGAGTGA
- a CDS encoding SDR family NAD(P)-dependent oxidoreductase → MSRIVVVTGGTRGIGAAIAARFRAAGDKVHAPGRADCDVTDEDAVARYFDGLGPVDVLVNNAGISASAPLAKTSLEQWRTQLEVNATGAFLCTRAVLPGMRSRDTGRIVTVASTASHIGYRYTAGYTASKHAAVGLMRATAAELAGTSVTANAVCPAFVRTDMTAASVARIQERTGRDEADAEAALAAASPLGRLLEPDEVAHAVTFFAAPEAAAINGQTLVLDGGGIQS, encoded by the coding sequence GTGAGCAGGATCGTCGTCGTCACCGGCGGGACCCGCGGGATCGGCGCGGCCATCGCCGCCCGGTTCCGGGCCGCCGGCGACAAGGTGCACGCCCCCGGCCGGGCCGACTGCGACGTCACCGACGAAGACGCCGTCGCGCGGTACTTCGACGGTCTCGGGCCGGTGGACGTGCTGGTGAACAACGCCGGGATCTCGGCGAGCGCCCCGCTGGCGAAGACCTCGCTGGAGCAGTGGCGGACCCAGCTCGAGGTCAACGCGACCGGCGCTTTCCTGTGTACACGGGCGGTCCTGCCCGGTATGCGGTCGCGCGACACCGGCCGGATCGTCACCGTCGCCTCGACGGCGTCGCATATCGGCTACCGCTACACCGCCGGCTACACCGCGTCGAAGCACGCCGCCGTCGGCCTGATGCGGGCTACTGCAGCGGAACTGGCGGGCACCAGCGTCACCGCGAACGCCGTCTGCCCGGCCTTCGTGCGCACGGACATGACGGCAGCCTCCGTCGCCCGGATCCAGGAACGGACCGGCCGCGACGAAGCCGACGCGGAAGCCGCCCTCGCCGCCGCGTCACCACTCGGCCGCCTGCTCGAACCCGACGAGGTCGCCCACGCGGTGACCTTCTTCGCGGCGCCCGAAGCCGCCGCGATCAACGGACAGACACTCGTCCTCGATGGAGGTGGGATCCAGTCATGA
- a CDS encoding enoyl-CoA hydratase family protein — translation MSPFRATPPITTDWEHFEFTVDDGVATVTLNRPDKLNALTFDSYADLRDLLAELPHRGDVRVLVITGQGRGFCSGGDVEEIIGELQKMESAELLEFTRMTGAVVKALRECPIPVIAAVNGVAAGAGSVIALASDFRLLASSAKFAFLFTKVGLAGADMGSAYLLPRLVGLGRATELLMLGDKIDAARAETIGLASKVVPDSDLASEASALARRLADGPALAYSTTKVLLTRELDMDLGSSIELEAITQALLMTAKDHGEFYAAWTAGRSPQWTGR, via the coding sequence ATGAGCCCGTTCCGCGCCACGCCGCCGATCACGACGGACTGGGAGCACTTCGAGTTCACCGTGGACGACGGCGTCGCCACGGTCACCTTGAACCGCCCCGACAAACTGAACGCGCTCACCTTCGACAGCTACGCCGACCTGCGCGACCTGCTGGCCGAATTGCCGCATCGCGGCGACGTCCGGGTGCTGGTCATCACCGGGCAGGGGCGGGGTTTCTGCTCCGGCGGCGACGTCGAAGAGATCATCGGTGAACTGCAGAAGATGGAGTCCGCGGAACTGCTGGAGTTCACGCGGATGACCGGCGCGGTGGTGAAGGCGCTGCGGGAATGCCCCATCCCGGTGATCGCCGCGGTGAACGGTGTCGCCGCGGGCGCGGGCTCGGTGATCGCGCTGGCGAGCGACTTCCGGCTGCTGGCGTCGTCGGCGAAGTTCGCCTTCCTGTTCACGAAGGTCGGGCTGGCCGGCGCGGACATGGGCTCGGCGTACCTGCTGCCGCGGCTGGTCGGGCTCGGCCGGGCGACGGAACTGCTGATGCTGGGCGACAAGATCGACGCCGCCCGAGCCGAGACCATCGGGCTGGCTTCGAAGGTGGTGCCCGACTCAGACTTGGCTTCGGAGGCTTCCGCGTTGGCTCGGCGTCTTGCCGATGGGCCGGCTTTGGCTTACAGCACGACGAAGGTTCTGTTGACGCGTGAGCTCGATATGGACCTGGGGAGTTCCATCGAGCTGGAGGCGATCACGCAGGCTTTGCTGATGACGGCGAAGGATCATGGGGAGTTCTATGCGGCGTGGACGGCTGGGCGTTCGCCTCAATGGACCGGTCGGTGA
- a CDS encoding HNH endonuclease signature motif containing protein gives MSETFLPELPQELWRAGKLELAHGVQHALQLIRIATACLGQFLAEIESRGAKDLYGHGSTASWLAEIAGLSRGEAGPIVKRAIALNPTRALDGTEVPPLAPATAAVAAQGLVGDERIDQILEILKNLPADISAEDRAGAEQILANLAPSAGPRQLAKAEANLQDLLNPDGNEPKDPEPKEPRREITLERRKDGFWKLTGLLDDETGARTAAALEAHAQPRPVDEFGQADLRMKCERMGDAWAELLDLAIACPDQPGTSGYRTLVHVTIGLEELKSGLGTACLDFVGTMTAREARLAACDCLMVPVVMGASGEPLDMGRLRRFVTPGQRRALNIRDGGCAFPGCHRKPKNCHAHHIEHWADGGPTDLRNLVLLCGFHHRLIHHGDWEVRMAADGLPEFIPPQYRDPLRKPRRNTLHHV, from the coding sequence GTGTCCGAGACCTTCCTCCCCGAGTTGCCGCAGGAACTGTGGCGTGCCGGCAAGCTGGAGCTTGCCCATGGCGTGCAGCACGCTTTGCAGCTGATTCGGATCGCGACCGCCTGTCTGGGGCAGTTCCTGGCGGAGATCGAGTCTCGGGGCGCCAAAGACTTGTACGGGCATGGCAGCACGGCAAGCTGGCTCGCCGAGATCGCGGGATTGTCGCGGGGTGAGGCGGGTCCGATCGTGAAGCGGGCGATCGCCTTGAACCCCACCCGGGCCCTGGATGGCACCGAGGTTCCGCCTCTCGCTCCCGCCACTGCTGCGGTCGCCGCTCAGGGACTGGTCGGGGACGAACGGATCGATCAGATCCTGGAGATCCTGAAAAACCTCCCCGCCGACATTTCGGCCGAGGATCGGGCGGGTGCGGAGCAGATCCTCGCCAACCTGGCCCCGAGTGCCGGTCCCCGGCAGCTCGCCAAGGCCGAGGCGAACCTGCAAGACTTACTGAATCCGGACGGCAACGAACCCAAAGACCCCGAGCCCAAAGAACCACGCCGCGAGATCACCCTGGAACGGCGCAAAGACGGCTTCTGGAAACTCACCGGCCTCCTCGATGACGAGACCGGCGCCCGCACCGCCGCCGCCCTGGAAGCACACGCCCAGCCGCGGCCGGTGGATGAGTTCGGGCAGGCGGACTTGCGGATGAAGTGCGAACGCATGGGCGACGCCTGGGCCGAACTCCTCGACTTGGCGATCGCCTGCCCGGACCAGCCCGGAACCAGCGGTTACCGCACCTTGGTGCACGTCACCATCGGGCTGGAGGAACTCAAATCGGGTCTCGGCACCGCCTGCTTGGACTTTGTGGGGACGATGACGGCGCGGGAAGCCCGGCTAGCGGCCTGCGATTGCCTGATGGTGCCGGTCGTGATGGGCGCGTCGGGGGAACCGCTGGATATGGGGCGCCTGAGAAGATTCGTCACCCCAGGGCAGAGACGCGCGTTGAACATCCGAGACGGCGGCTGCGCCTTCCCCGGATGCCACCGGAAACCCAAGAACTGCCACGCCCACCATATTGAGCACTGGGCAGACGGCGGACCCACCGACCTCCGAAATCTCGTGTTGCTCTGCGGCTTCCATCACCGGCTGATTCACCACGGTGACTGGGAAGTACGGATGGCGGCCGATGGGTTACCGGAGTTCATCCCACCCCAGTATCGGGATCCGCTCCGAAAACCTAGGCGCAACACCCTGCATCACGTCTAG